The DNA sequence AGAGCGGGCTTTCGTCACATTTTGGTACTCAAGTAAAAGTAGCTGCCAATAGTAAGGAAAAAGGAGAAATCAAGATTCCTTACCATTCCAAAGATGATTTGAATAGAATTCTTGAATTGCTGAAATACAGCTAATTTAAGTAGTGATATTGATGAACACTTGCCTGAAACTAGGTAAGATGATAATAATGAACCTGTTGCAGTCATAATGTATTGCAACAGGTTTGTCGCATTAATGCAAGGCACTTGAAAAGTGCCTATAATTACCTGATAACTATTTATTCATTATTCAGCCTAGCATGAGAATTTTGAGGATTCCTGCAAATTTACTGATAGGAGCGTGCCTTTCACTGGTATTATGTATGGCGGGGCAAGTAGCATTTGCTCAGAATACATATGAAGTGACCGAGAAAGGGAAAAATACACAGGTTAAGAAGCAAAAAGAGAAGAAGCCTCCTAAGCCACAACATGAACGCTTGCATACTCCAAGCCGAAGGGCTTTAGCGTCTGCTATATTACCTGGACTTGGTCAGATCCAAAACAAGAAATATTGGAAGGTGCCAATTATCTATGGAGGTTTTGCGGTATTTGGTTGGCTGGTGAAAGAAAACCATGTTAACTATATAGAGTCAAGAAACTTCTATACTTATTTGAGCGATGGAGACCCTCAGAACGATGCCTTGATTCCTGAACGTTTTCAAGGGCTGACGGCTGATAGTTTTCAAACAAGACGGGATAACTTCCGTCGAGATCAGGATTACTACACCATTATCATGTTCCTGTGGTATGGGCTTAATATTGCTGATGCTGCCGTT is a window from the Limibacter armeniacum genome containing:
- a CDS encoding DUF5683 domain-containing protein; its protein translation is MAGQVAFAQNTYEVTEKGKNTQVKKQKEKKPPKPQHERLHTPSRRALASAILPGLGQIQNKKYWKVPIIYGGFAVFGWLVKENHVNYIESRNFYTYLSDGDPQNDALIPERFQGLTADSFQTRRDNFRRDQDYYTIIMFLWYGLNIADAAVDAHLKRFDVSEDLSGVVKPALIRGPFNNPAMGLTLAFNFKH